DNA sequence from the Chitinivorax tropicus genome:
GACGATGCCTGGGCTCAACAGGGCAGTGTCAGGCTCGATACGGCGCATTTCCAGCACCAGCTGGCCACCCAGCGCCACCAGTTTCTGCTGCGCTTGCAGCAGCTGATCTGCAGCGGCCAGGGATACGACCGCACCCATGAAGGGCTGCTCGGCATCATCCCACCGGCCCACCCGCAGTTGCTGGGTTACCGTCACCAAGCGCGCCAGCAGCGCATCACCTTCAGCAGTCTTCGGCAACAGCAGACGACGGGCGCAGGTGCACCGCTGGCCTGCGCTGATAAAGGCAGATTGGATGATATGGTGGATGGCTGCATCGATATTGGCCACTCCCTCGACGATCAATGGGTTGTTGCCACCCATCTCCAATGCCAGGATCTTGTCAGGATGGCCCGCAAATGCCCGATGCAGCAGATGCCCGGTGCTTGAGCTGCCTGTGAAGAACAGCCCGTCCAGATCCGGGTGATTGGCCAGAGCGACGCCCGTGTCCTTCCCGCCTTGCACCAGATTGATCACCCCAGCAGGAATGCCCGCTTGCAGCCAAAGTTTCAAGGTCACTTCCGCAACCTTGGGTGTCAGCTCGGATGGCTTGAATATGACGCAATTGCCCGCAATCAGCGCGGGCACGATATGACCGTTCGGCAGATGGCCTGGGAAGTTGTAAGGACCGAACACCGCAACCACGCCATGAGGGCGGTGACGCAATACCGCCATGGCATCGCCCATTTCACTTTGCTTCTCGCCAGTGCGCTCCTGATAGGACTTGATCGAGATATCGACTTTGCCGATCATGGTCTGCACCTCGGTCAAGGCCTCCCAGCGTGGCTTGCCTGTCTCCAGGCCAATGGCATCAGCCAATTCAGCCTTGTTTTCGCCCAACAGCTCCGCAAAGCGCTTGATCACAGACAGACGGGCCGCCAACCCGCCATCACGCCATGCTTTGAATGCGTCGCGCGCTGCCAGCACAGCAGCATCCACTTGCGCTTCGGTGGCGGATTGCCCGGTGAACACAACCTGCTGGGTCACCGGGTTTCGGCTCTGAAATGGGCTGCCAGAGCCCGGCAGCCACTGGCCGGCGATCAATTGGGTTGACATGGGGTCATTCCTCTCTTGCGGATAAGGGCACGGCGCGAACACTGTCGCCCACGGCCAGATTGAGTTTGGACAAGGCTTCCGGGCTGATCGGCAGGCCAGCCGGGGTCATTCGGCTACGCACCAGGCACACCCGGAAATCAGACAGCTTGCGATTTGAAACGAGATAGGTGATGTCATCAGCCTGCGTATGATGTGGCAATGCCGTCACCACCTTGGATTCACGCACGGCGCGGATCTGTTTCAATGCACATTCGACGGTTGGGCCTGCGTCGAAGATATCGACGTAGCCCTGGTAACTGAACCCTTCTCCCTGCAGCATCGACAAGGCGGGGCGGGTCTTGTCGTGCACCTGCCCGATCACCGCCCGCGCCTCTTCGCTCAGGAAATCGACATAGACCGGGTGCTGTGGCATCAGCTCGGCAATGAAGGATTTGTTGCCGATGCCCGACAGATAATCAGCCTGGGAGAAGTCCATCTTGAAAAAATGACGCCCCAGGCTTTCCCAGAATGGCGAACGCCCAGCGTCGTCGGATACACCACGCATCTCAGCGATCACTTTGTCAGAGAACCGCTCCGGAAAGTCTGCCAGGAACAGGAACCGGGATTTCGATAGCAGGGCACCATTATTGGAATGGCGGAAATCAGTATGCAGAAACAGTGAGCACAGCTCAGCCACGCCTGTCATGTCATTGGTCAGGAACAAGGTCTGCAGGCGCCGATAGACGCCCAGCTCGCGTGATGCATGTACGGACAGGCCGACACGATAGTTATACCAAGGCTCATCCAAGCCCACCGCAGCAGCCACAGCTGAGGTACCGACCACTGCCCCGCTGGCATCCTCCAGCACAAACAGATAGTTGGCATCCTGCCTGGGGGCGGTGCCAGCAATCGAGCGTTCTGATATGTCGATACGCCGCGACAGCCGTTCTTCATTGGCAGGCAGGGTGGTCACCCCAACGCCGGTGGAACGGGCCAACGCCATCAGGGAAGCAAGGTCGGCGGCAACTATGGAACGAACAAACATCGGCGTCTCGTCAGCATTCAAGATCAAAGAAACGGCTGGGCAGCCAGGGCGCCCACCTTACCTACCCATATCACAATGCACAGACCAACAGCGCATCACCCGCCACCACACACAGCACATCCGCCAACGTCTGGCTCAGGCGGACCGTACCCTGCTGCTCGTCCACCACGGCGGCGCCGACGGTTGCGCGGTAATCGGTCAATTTGCGGTTGGCGAGCAGCTGCACTGGTGCCCCTGCTGTCTCGCCAATCTCTACCCGACAACGCCGATGCCCGGCAATGGTCCGGATATTGGCTGTGCGCGCCTGCACCACGCAGCCCCCATCGAAGATATCGATATAGCGCTCGGTTTCGAACCCTTCATTGATCAGGATCTCGAATGGCAGCATGGCCGCAGGGTGCACCTGGCCAATCGCCTCCTGGGCGGGCTCCGGTAGCAGCGGCACATAGATCGGGTGTTGCGGCAACAGCTCTGCAATGAACGAGCGGCCCTTGATTCCACAATACAACTCGGCCTGCGCATAGTCGATATCGAAGAACAACCGCCCCACACCGTCCCAAAAGGGCGAATTGCCTTGCTCATCACTGAGCCCGACCATCTCGGACACCACCGAATCACCAAAGCGCTGCGGGTGCCCAGCAATCAACAGCAGGCGGGCCCGCGACAACAGATCCGACCATTCAGTGTATTGATAGGGCTCGTCGATATAAAAAGAGGTCAGCAGCGTATTGCCGGTCAGGTCGTGGCATAACGACAGCACATGGATCTTGCTGTGCACGCCCAGCTCACGCGAGGCATGGATCAGCGTCTCATTACGGTAGTTGTAGAACGGCTCTTGATAGCCCGCCGAGGCCACGACACCCGACGTCCCCACCAATTCGCCAGTGCGCGTGTCCTCCAGCACCAGAAAATAGGTTTCCTCGCCATTGCCACATACATCGGACTCAAACGATTTGACTGATGCCTCGATCTTGGCATACAGCCGCTCACGGTTGTCCGGCAACGAAGTCACCCCCACCGGGCTTTTGGCGGCGATGCGCTCGATGGCGGGGAGATCAGTCAGCCGACTGGGGCGTAGAACAAACATGGTGATCTCAAGAAATGGGGCCAGTCCAGGGCCTGCCCGTGCATAGCCGCCCGCTCACCCCGACCAGGCCGGGTGGCGGGAGCCCATAGCATGAACAGGCACCGAGACACTGCCTGCAACTGGAATCCCGACAAGCGCCCTGCGCTGAGTCGCATCCAGTCGCAGGGTGCGGGGTTACTTGGCGACAACAGCCGCCACGGCACGTTCGAAACGATTCAGCCCTTCATCGATGTCCGCATCTGGGATGACCAATGACGGCGCAAAACGGATCACATCCGGCCCCGCCTGCAGCACCATCACGCCTTCCTTGGCACCGGCATTCATGAAGTCTTTTGCCTTGCCAGCCAGGGCGGGCACCAAAGCGGCACCGATCAACAGGCCCATGCCACGGATCTCGCTGAAGCATTGATATTGCGCATTGATGGCATTCAAGCGCTGCTTGAATCGATTGTGCTTGTCCTGCACTGCCGCCAGCACGGCTGGCTGGCTGATGATACCCAGCGCGGCCTCTGCCACAGCGCAGCCCAGCGGGTTGCCACCATAGGTGGAGCCGTGTGTGCCGACTGCCAGATGCGAAGCGATGTCTGCAGTGGTCAACATGGCACCGATCGGGAAGCCGCCACCCAAGCCCTTGGCCGTGGTCAGGATGTCCGGCACCACGCCAAATGACTGATAGGCATACAAGGTGCCGGTGCGGCCATTGCCGCTTTGCACTTCGTC
Encoded proteins:
- the astD gene encoding succinylglutamate-semialdehyde dehydrogenase; amino-acid sequence: MSTQLIAGQWLPGSGSPFQSRNPVTQQVVFTGQSATEAQVDAAVLAARDAFKAWRDGGLAARLSVIKRFAELLGENKAELADAIGLETGKPRWEALTEVQTMIGKVDISIKSYQERTGEKQSEMGDAMAVLRHRPHGVVAVFGPYNFPGHLPNGHIVPALIAGNCVIFKPSELTPKVAEVTLKLWLQAGIPAGVINLVQGGKDTGVALANHPDLDGLFFTGSSSTGHLLHRAFAGHPDKILALEMGGNNPLIVEGVANIDAAIHHIIQSAFISAGQRCTCARRLLLPKTAEGDALLARLVTVTQQLRVGRWDDAEQPFMGAVVSLAAADQLLQAQQKLVALGGQLVLEMRRIEPDTALLSPGIVDVTAIADLPDEEYFGPLLQVQRYDTFDEALALANRTAYGLAAGLICDDQARYELFWQEIRAGIVNWNKPLTGASSAAPFGGIGKSGNHRASAYYAADYCAYPVAGLEAASPTLPAQLSPGMQL
- the astA gene encoding arginine N-succinyltransferase — encoded protein: MFVRSIVAADLASLMALARSTGVGVTTLPANEERLSRRIDISERSIAGTAPRQDANYLFVLEDASGAVVGTSAVAAAVGLDEPWYNYRVGLSVHASRELGVYRRLQTLFLTNDMTGVAELCSLFLHTDFRHSNNGALLSKSRFLFLADFPERFSDKVIAEMRGVSDDAGRSPFWESLGRHFFKMDFSQADYLSGIGNKSFIAELMPQHPVYVDFLSEEARAVIGQVHDKTRPALSMLQGEGFSYQGYVDIFDAGPTVECALKQIRAVRESKVVTALPHHTQADDITYLVSNRKLSDFRVCLVRSRMTPAGLPISPEALSKLNLAVGDSVRAVPLSAREE
- the aruF gene encoding arginine/ornithine succinyltransferase subunit alpha, with amino-acid sequence MFVLRPSRLTDLPAIERIAAKSPVGVTSLPDNRERLYAKIEASVKSFESDVCGNGEETYFLVLEDTRTGELVGTSGVVASAGYQEPFYNYRNETLIHASRELGVHSKIHVLSLCHDLTGNTLLTSFYIDEPYQYTEWSDLLSRARLLLIAGHPQRFGDSVVSEMVGLSDEQGNSPFWDGVGRLFFDIDYAQAELYCGIKGRSFIAELLPQHPIYVPLLPEPAQEAIGQVHPAAMLPFEILINEGFETERYIDIFDGGCVVQARTANIRTIAGHRRCRVEIGETAGAPVQLLANRKLTDYRATVGAAVVDEQQGTVRLSQTLADVLCVVAGDALLVCAL